A section of the Sebastes fasciatus isolate fSebFas1 chromosome 5, fSebFas1.pri, whole genome shotgun sequence genome encodes:
- the cltrn gene encoding collectrin, with the protein MLGKILILLSLSSVLAQELCTPDASDAYKVRLSIRTALGDQAYVWNENEMYLFRATLAFAMRTHFTGQQYEVSNIVVCDETPRVSFWFVVTSPLDASRLVKKTDVEEAVRKSRNRINNAFLLTDKTLEFIGIAPTLTAPVSPDPPPWLIVFGVVMGAVTAGIVVVLVSSQVQKKRKKNEKDGDEDGEEDTRGKTVENGAASDGVYNMSFSDDERLTQM; encoded by the exons ATGTTGGGAAAGATTTTAATCCTGCTTTCTTTGTCATCTGTTTTGGCACAAGAGCTCTGTACGCCAG ATGCCTCAGATGCCTACAAAGTCCGACTCAGCATCAGAACCGCTCTGGGAGATCAAGCT taCGTGtggaatgaaaatgaaatgtacctTTTCCGAGCGACTCTGGCGTTCGCCATGAGGACTCACTTCACCGGACAGCAATACGA AGTGTCAAACATCGTCGTGTGTGATGAGACTCCCCGAGTGTCCTTCTGGTTCGTGGTGACGTCGCCGCTGGATGCTTCACGCCTCGTTAAGAAAACGGACGTGGAGGAGGCTGTGAG AAAGTCCAGGAACCGCATCAACAACGCCTTCCTGCTGACTGATAAAACTCTGGAGTTCATCGGCATCGCCCCGACCCTGACGGCACCCGTCAGCCCCGACCCCCCTCCGTGGCTCATCGTGTTCGGGGTGGTCATGGGCGCCGTGACGGCCGGCATCGTCGTGGTGCTGGTGTCCTCTCAGGTCCAAAAGAAACG CAAAAAGAACGAGAAAGATGGCGACGAGGACGGCGAGGAAGACACGCGGGGGAAAACGGTGGAAAATGGCGCCGCGAGTGACGGCGTTTACAACATGTCCTTCTCAGACGATGAGCGACTCACACAGATGTAG